One window of Mediterraneibacter gnavus ATCC 29149 genomic DNA carries:
- a CDS encoding ParA family protein produces MKTISILNLKGGVAKTFTAANMAYELYRRGYKVLLIDNDKQGNLSKAYSRYDAENVAPVTRLLAGDWENADELIQHTEYEGIDIVTANMSLFGATWNLTKEDSENQIERYKALVYAKMQYYGDCTIYGKYDYCIIDNPPDIGLNVVNALAITDEVIVPVKVDEDALEGLDIVTEQIEDAKAFNPALKLAGVLITSYQNTDGEAAGVEWLEQKTDFNILGIIRYSKKVAENTFMRKPIYEYSPCCGAAQGYKKFVTAYTGKER; encoded by the coding sequence ATGAAAACAATAAGCATTTTGAATTTAAAGGGCGGCGTAGCCAAGACCTTTACAGCGGCAAACATGGCGTATGAGCTTTACAGGCGAGGTTATAAGGTGCTGCTGATTGACAACGATAAGCAGGGAAACTTAAGCAAGGCGTACAGCAGATATGATGCAGAGAACGTAGCACCAGTTACAAGGCTACTGGCTGGGGACTGGGAAAACGCAGACGAGCTGATACAGCATACAGAGTATGAGGGTATCGACATTGTAACGGCGAATATGTCATTATTTGGGGCTACATGGAATTTAACCAAAGAGGACAGCGAAAACCAGATAGAGAGATATAAAGCACTGGTATATGCAAAGATGCAGTATTACGGAGATTGCACCATATACGGCAAGTATGATTACTGCATCATTGATAACCCGCCGGATATTGGGCTTAATGTTGTAAATGCGCTGGCAATCACGGACGAGGTAATAGTACCCGTAAAGGTGGACGAGGACGCTTTAGAGGGGCTGGACATTGTGACAGAGCAGATAGAGGACGCAAAGGCATTTAACCCAGCATTAAAGCTGGCAGGCGTGCTGATTACGTCATACCAGAACACAGACGGCGAGGCAGCAGGCGTAGAGTGGCTGGAACAAAAGACAGATTTTAATATTTTGGGTATTATTCGGTATTCCAAGAAAGTAGCAGAAAATACTTTCATGCGTAAGCCGATTTATGAGTATAGCCCATGCTGCGGAGCGGCGCAGGGATACAAGAAATTTGTAACAGCGTATACAGGGAAAGAGAGGTAG
- a CDS encoding ParB/RepB/Spo0J family partition protein produces the protein MAKFGINDILNAKTKAAGQQAQTEGYKEIYLSPYEVKAAQENTHQKLENIEELADSFLHVGQEQPTVLARVNGEYRIIDGHRRNAANILNLERGHKEYEKVLYRFMDMSEAMYELRLLAGNGYTQELTAYEKTRLVERTKAALIRAKEEDGLEIQGKMRDLVAAMINESSTNVARMDAINNNATPEIKEQLKEGKLGITAAYEAAKLGEDEQREIAEKAAAGENVRAKEIAEKVAEKKAGDDYETPHPESITSLCYSCQKYKDCNVKTGTCQKCDQYINKAEAEKTDEQRYSEEQDAIDRQTKKKLQERADAEKMEHLPSEGNTEHKQHEIKIAASYYEDVVSGKKGFELRKNDRGYKQGDSLKMLEFKDGKHTGRTIDADIIYMLEDYTGLTDGYCILGIRVTDYTGKVSETDTESGVEHE, from the coding sequence ATGGCAAAGTTTGGCATTAACGACATTCTGAACGCAAAGACGAAAGCGGCAGGGCAACAGGCACAGACAGAGGGATACAAAGAGATTTATTTAAGCCCTTATGAGGTAAAGGCAGCGCAGGAGAATACACACCAGAAATTAGAGAACATAGAAGAGCTGGCAGACAGCTTTTTACACGTAGGACAGGAACAGCCTACAGTATTGGCGAGAGTAAATGGGGAATACCGTATAATCGACGGACACAGACGTAATGCGGCAAATATTTTGAACTTAGAGCGGGGGCATAAGGAGTATGAGAAAGTGCTTTACCGCTTTATGGATATGAGCGAGGCAATGTATGAGCTGCGCTTATTGGCGGGCAACGGATATACGCAGGAACTTACAGCCTATGAAAAAACCAGATTAGTAGAGCGCACAAAAGCTGCACTTATCAGAGCCAAGGAAGAGGACGGCTTAGAGATACAAGGCAAAATGCGTGATTTAGTGGCGGCTATGATAAACGAAAGCAGCACAAACGTAGCCAGAATGGACGCAATCAACAACAATGCTACGCCAGAGATTAAAGAGCAGCTGAAAGAGGGAAAATTAGGAATTACAGCAGCGTATGAGGCAGCAAAACTGGGAGAGGACGAGCAGAGAGAAATAGCAGAGAAAGCGGCAGCAGGCGAGAACGTAAGGGCAAAAGAGATAGCGGAAAAAGTAGCCGAGAAAAAGGCGGGCGACGATTACGAGACACCGCACCCAGAAAGCATAACGTCTTTGTGCTATTCCTGCCAGAAATACAAGGACTGCAACGTAAAAACGGGAACGTGCCAGAAATGCGACCAGTACATAAACAAGGCAGAGGCTGAAAAGACGGACGAACAGCGGTACAGCGAAGAGCAGGACGCTATAGACCGCCAGACAAAGAAGAAATTGCAGGAGCGGGCAGACGCAGAAAAAATGGAGCATCTGCCAAGCGAGGGAAACACAGAGCATAAGCAGCATGAGATAAAAATAGCGGCATCTTATTACGAGGACGTAGTAAGCGGAAAAAAAGGCTTTGAACTGCGGAAGAATGACAGAGGCTATAAACAGGGCGACAGCCTTAAAATGCTGGAATTTAAGGACGGTAAGCATACAGGGCGCACGATTGATGCAGATATTATTTATATGCTGGAAGATTATACAGGGCTTACAGATGGCTACTGTATTCTGGGTATCAGAGTAACAGACTATACGGGTAAGGTGTCCGAAACGGACACAGAAAGCGGGGTAGAGCATGAATAG
- a CDS encoding VRR-NUC domain-containing protein gives MRNFRLDDESGHQEALFSWAAYRTEIMPELQYMYHVPNGGKRDKATAAVLKRQGVKAGVPDIMLPAARAGYHGLYIELKAGENTTTKKQKEWLEYLRQQGYYTAVCYGWQPAAQLIEQYLLHSDELTKEQETVTMR, from the coding sequence ATGAGAAACTTTAGACTGGACGACGAAAGCGGGCATCAAGAGGCATTATTTAGCTGGGCTGCATACAGAACAGAGATTATGCCGGAACTGCAATATATGTATCATGTGCCAAACGGCGGCAAACGTGATAAAGCAACAGCAGCGGTGCTTAAGAGGCAGGGCGTAAAGGCTGGCGTGCCAGACATTATGCTACCAGCCGCAAGGGCTGGGTATCATGGGCTTTACATAGAGCTTAAGGCAGGCGAGAACACGACGACCAAGAAACAGAAAGAGTGGTTAGAGTATCTGCGGCAGCAGGGCTATTATACCGCCGTCTGCTACGGCTGGCAGCCAGCAGCGCAGCTGATAGAGCAGTATTTATTACATTCAGACGAGCTTACAAAAGAACAGGAAACAGTAACCATGCGTTAG
- a CDS encoding helix-turn-helix domain-containing protein has product MAKRKYKRLHYEDRQTIEAMSKQGSSVSDIAEVLGTHRDTIYREFKRCGLTLKTYTAAAGQQAL; this is encoded by the coding sequence ATGGCGAAACGAAAGTACAAGCGTCTGCATTACGAGGACAGGCAGACCATAGAGGCTATGAGTAAGCAGGGCAGCAGTGTAAGTGATATTGCAGAGGTGCTGGGAACACACAGAGACACGATTTATAGAGAGTTCAAACGCTGCGGGCTTACATTGAAAACCTACACGGCAGCAGCGGGGCAGCAGGCACTATAA
- a CDS encoding single-stranded DNA-binding protein, translating into MTKKKPDFLRDLDTAIMDELTGGGIKENAAGLVGTLTQIKEIKQLCGLPFCGYMAKLETVRPSGVPDEVTVVFAEDVPYRDCNGIEFDVMQEFVEGSRLLLTGKAQTLKDFQSGRLLVYILADFVAVSEKAVEQDEVAVRGIIANTPTHRETPRGKRITDITVRVRNELTGGSCYLPCICWQEQADEAAQWQQGDTVELLGRYQSRQYEKVLDAATGEREQRTAYEVSVRLIRRKEEAENER; encoded by the coding sequence ATGACAAAGAAAAAGCCGGATTTTTTACGGGATTTAGATACTGCAATCATGGACGAGCTTACAGGTGGCGGTATCAAGGAAAATGCAGCGGGACTGGTAGGAACGCTTACACAGATTAAGGAAATTAAGCAGCTATGCGGGCTGCCGTTTTGTGGTTATATGGCAAAGCTGGAAACGGTAAGACCAAGCGGCGTGCCGGACGAGGTAACGGTAGTATTTGCAGAGGACGTACCATACAGGGATTGCAACGGCATAGAGTTTGACGTTATGCAGGAATTTGTAGAGGGCAGCAGGCTTTTACTGACGGGCAAGGCGCAGACGCTTAAGGACTTCCAGAGCGGTAGACTGCTGGTATATATTCTGGCAGATTTTGTGGCGGTATCAGAAAAGGCAGTAGAGCAGGACGAGGTAGCAGTAAGAGGCATTATAGCAAATACGCCAACACACAGAGAAACGCCGAGAGGCAAGCGCATTACTGATATTACGGTAAGGGTAAGAAATGAGCTTACAGGCGGCAGCTGCTATTTACCGTGCATCTGCTGGCAGGAACAGGCAGACGAGGCGGCGCAGTGGCAGCAGGGCGATACTGTAGAGCTGCTGGGGCGGTATCAGAGCCGCCAGTATGAAAAGGTGCTTGACGCAGCCACAGGAGAAAGAGAACAGCGTACAGCTTATGAGGTATCGGTACGGCTGATTAGAAGAAAGGAAGAGGCAGAAAATGAGCGTTGA
- a CDS encoding HNH endonuclease, translating to MKAWAKSFYLSAAWEKTRAAYLMSQDYICERCGQPAKIVHHKRWLNRENINDISVTLCWDNLEALCQDCHNKEHHKQERHKRYRFDENGGILPPYQKNN from the coding sequence ATGAAAGCATGGGCTAAGAGTTTTTATTTATCAGCGGCATGGGAAAAAACCAGAGCCGCTTATTTAATGTCACAAGATTATATTTGTGAACGCTGCGGGCAACCAGCAAAGATAGTGCATCATAAGCGCTGGCTTAACAGAGAGAACATAAACGACATAAGCGTTACGTTGTGCTGGGATAACTTAGAGGCGTTGTGCCAAGACTGCCACAACAAGGAACACCACAAACAGGAGAGACATAAGCGGTATCGGTTCGACGAGAACGGCGGCATACTCCCCCCATATCAGAAAAATAATTAA
- a CDS encoding single-stranded DNA-binding protein, with product MNNVSLTGRLTREPELRYGGQDNSTAITRFTLAVDDGKDTDFINIKCFGRTAEWAQKWLSKGSRAEVTGKIKTGSYESQRTGSKVYYTEVVANSVGFGESKAEAEARGQQLPESDGFMNIPEGADEELPFN from the coding sequence ATGAATAACGTATCACTTACAGGGCGGCTTACAAGAGAGCCAGAGCTTAGATATGGCGGTCAGGACAATAGCACAGCTATTACCCGCTTTACGCTTGCGGTAGACGACGGGAAAGACACAGATTTTATAAATATTAAGTGTTTCGGACGTACTGCGGAATGGGCGCAGAAATGGTTAAGCAAAGGCAGTAGGGCAGAGGTTACTGGCAAGATTAAAACAGGCAGCTACGAGAGCCAGCGCACGGGCAGTAAGGTATATTACACAGAGGTTGTGGCAAATAGCGTAGGCTTTGGAGAGAGCAAAGCAGAGGCAGAGGCGAGAGGGCAGCAGCTGCCGGAGAGTGACGGGTTTATGAATATCCCAGAGGGAGCAGACGAAGAGCTGCCGTTTAATTAA